A window from Salvia miltiorrhiza cultivar Shanhuang (shh) chromosome 2, IMPLAD_Smil_shh, whole genome shotgun sequence encodes these proteins:
- the LOC131013558 gene encoding protein S40-3-like, translating into MAEEEFQESDVVFRDTDSDETAAAREAPASCRRSKSRLRSVPVNIPASAPRNAWRRCADDGSGGEDGEMVPPHVIVGRRVAGKMMALSICGRILRKGRDLSEFRNLILRMTGFLET; encoded by the coding sequence ATGGCGGAGGAAGAGTTCCAAGAGTCCGACGTCGTGTTCCGAGACACCGACAGCGACGAGACAGCCGCGGCTCGCGAGGCGCCGGCGAGCTGCCGGAGATCGAAATCGAGATTGAGGTCGGTTCCGGTGAACATTCCGGCGAGCGCGCCGCGGAACGCGTGGCGCCGCTGCGCGGacgacggcagcggcggcgaggACGGGGAAATGGTGCCACCGCACGTGATCGTAGGGCGGCGCGTGGCCGGGAAGATGATGGCGCTGTCGATCTGCGGGAGGATTCTGAGGAAGGGGAGGGATTTGAGTGAGTTCCGGAATTTGATTTTGAGGATGACTGGGTTTCTCGAAACGTGA